A DNA window from Rubidibacter lacunae KORDI 51-2 contains the following coding sequences:
- the chrA gene encoding chromate efflux transporter — protein sequence MSSSRLIEIAGLFLKLGTIGFGGPAAHIAMMEEEVVERRQWLTREHFLDLLGATNLIPGPNSTEMAIHVGYTRGGLPGLAIAGICFIFPAVTITAALAAIYVAFGALPQAEWLLLGIKPAVLAVILGALWRLGKKAIKTWKLAVIGAIVAALLMAGLNEVGALLVGGAVGMVWLRLSNRDATENAANLVLGTLLSGIALRVAAATAGDRPADAAPLWQLGLAFLKVGCVLFGSGYVLVAFLEGEVVARGWLTQQQLLDAIALGQFTPGPVLSTATFVGYTMAGWSGALVATLGIFLPSFIFVAVLNPLVPRLRRSPWTAAFLDAVNASAVALMAVVTVRLGYATLLQPNVNAIAIVTAAIAAVLLFRFRLNSAWIVLFGAAVGGGATALISTGG from the coding sequence ATGTCATCGTCTCGCCTGATCGAGATCGCCGGACTATTTCTCAAGCTCGGTACCATCGGCTTCGGCGGACCTGCCGCCCACATTGCCATGATGGAGGAGGAAGTGGTCGAACGTCGCCAATGGTTGACTCGCGAGCATTTCCTCGACCTGCTCGGTGCTACCAACCTCATTCCCGGACCCAATTCCACCGAAATGGCAATCCACGTCGGCTATACTCGCGGGGGACTGCCGGGATTGGCGATCGCAGGTATCTGCTTCATTTTTCCCGCGGTTACAATCACCGCCGCGCTGGCCGCAATTTACGTTGCTTTTGGCGCCCTGCCTCAAGCCGAGTGGCTGTTGCTTGGAATCAAGCCTGCCGTCCTCGCCGTGATTCTCGGAGCGCTGTGGCGGCTCGGGAAAAAGGCAATTAAAACCTGGAAACTCGCTGTCATCGGTGCGATCGTTGCCGCGCTACTGATGGCCGGACTCAATGAGGTTGGTGCCCTGCTGGTTGGCGGTGCTGTGGGGATGGTGTGGCTGCGCCTGAGCAATCGCGACGCAACCGAGAATGCTGCAAATCTTGTCTTGGGGACCTTGCTAAGCGGTATCGCCCTGCGAGTCGCCGCCGCTACAGCCGGCGATCGCCCTGCGGATGCCGCCCCGCTCTGGCAGCTCGGCTTGGCATTTCTGAAAGTCGGTTGCGTGTTGTTCGGCAGCGGCTACGTCCTCGTTGCGTTCTTGGAAGGCGAAGTCGTCGCTCGCGGTTGGCTCACCCAACAGCAACTCCTCGACGCGATCGCCCTCGGGCAGTTTACGCCCGGCCCGGTGCTCTCCACGGCAACATTCGTCGGATACACGATGGCAGGCTGGTCCGGCGCGCTCGTCGCTACATTGGGGATCTTCTTGCCGTCCTTTATCTTCGTCGCCGTCCTCAATCCGCTCGTGCCCCGACTGCGCCGATCGCCGTGGACGGCTGCATTTCTGGATGCGGTTAATGCCAGTGCCGTTGCCTTGATGGCAGTGGTGACCGTTCGCTTGGGCTACGCAACGTTACTGCAGCCGAACGTCAATGCCATTGCAATTGTCACAGCTGCGATCGCGGCCGTGTTGCTTTTCCGCTTCCGCCTAAACTCAGCGTGGATCGTCCTGTTTGGAGCCGCGGTTGGGGGCGGGGCGACCGCCCTAATCAGCACCGGTGGATAG
- a CDS encoding multicopper oxidase family protein, which translates to MNRRDVLQLGLLGSSALFLPFGSQKSAFAAPLSPQIPRFEMPLRIPPVLSPQYSDATTDYYEIKLQKARVEILPGTTTEIWGYNGLLPGPTIRQRGGNPLTEGRQSVVRFINELGVDARGCDIDAVIHLHGMASLPQYDGFATDFIPTGYFKDYIYPNDRAATIWYHDHAIDKTSRNVYMGLAGMYIVEDEFERNLPLPKGQYDVPLILRDAFFAQTGNNAELVFDNRNERSTYGDIPLVNGVPWPKMEVANRKYRFRVLNASASRAFQLALSRKADRLTLGEKIAVIGSDGGLLEAPVVLTTPYQTLEIGMAERYEVIIDFSQYEVGESVYLRNIGFTGSIDTDARIHTLMRFDVVREEPDDSRIPNSLRAVERLPIGDVDKVRTFRFERSFNQWLINGKGWNENRVDANPDVGDIEIWEFVNPGSGWFHPIHVHLIDMQMLDRNGMPVRPYERGWKDVFHVGEFEKVRVIGEFGPRNPKFVKGFIRGKFMMHCHNLVHEDHSMMTVFEVGQGGDGPKSAPAQPIAGMQSFEATYPTPPDVYNLESIEEFDEEIYGKGR; encoded by the coding sequence ATGAATAGACGAGATGTTCTGCAGTTGGGTTTATTGGGCAGCAGTGCCCTATTTCTGCCTTTCGGATCGCAAAAGTCTGCTTTTGCTGCCCCATTAAGTCCGCAGATTCCCCGTTTTGAAATGCCGCTGCGCATTCCTCCGGTGTTATCTCCGCAGTATTCTGACGCAACGACGGATTACTATGAAATCAAACTGCAAAAAGCCCGCGTCGAGATCTTGCCGGGCACCACCACTGAGATATGGGGCTACAACGGGTTGTTGCCGGGGCCGACCATTCGCCAGCGTGGCGGTAATCCCCTGACCGAGGGGCGGCAGTCGGTGGTTCGCTTCATCAACGAACTCGGTGTGGACGCGCGCGGCTGCGATATCGACGCTGTCATCCACTTGCACGGTATGGCATCGCTGCCACAGTACGACGGCTTTGCTACGGATTTTATTCCAACCGGTTACTTCAAAGACTATATCTACCCTAACGATCGCGCAGCGACTATTTGGTATCACGATCACGCGATCGATAAAACGTCTCGCAATGTCTATATGGGACTGGCAGGCATGTATATCGTCGAAGACGAATTCGAGCGCAACCTGCCGTTACCCAAAGGGCAATATGATGTGCCCTTGATACTCCGCGACGCCTTCTTCGCACAAACGGGCAATAATGCCGAGTTAGTTTTTGATAATCGCAATGAAAGAAGTACTTACGGAGATATTCCCCTTGTCAATGGCGTTCCCTGGCCCAAGATGGAAGTCGCCAATCGCAAGTATCGATTTAGAGTGCTGAATGCGTCCGCCTCTCGTGCTTTCCAACTAGCCTTGAGTCGTAAGGCCGATCGCTTGACGTTGGGCGAGAAAATAGCGGTCATCGGCAGTGACGGTGGGTTGCTTGAGGCTCCGGTAGTATTAACGACACCCTATCAAACGCTCGAAATCGGCATGGCAGAGCGATATGAAGTCATTATTGATTTCAGCCAGTACGAAGTGGGCGAATCCGTTTATCTCCGGAATATTGGATTTACCGGCAGTATCGATACGGATGCGCGGATTCATACCTTGATGCGCTTCGATGTGGTTCGCGAGGAACCGGATGATAGTCGAATCCCTAACTCACTGAGAGCGGTCGAGCGACTTCCCATTGGTGACGTTGACAAAGTTCGCACATTTAGATTCGAGAGGAGCTTCAACCAGTGGCTGATTAACGGAAAGGGGTGGAATGAAAACCGAGTGGATGCCAATCCAGATGTTGGGGATATTGAAATTTGGGAATTTGTGAATCCAGGGAGCGGCTGGTTTCATCCAATTCACGTCCATTTGATCGACATGCAAATGCTCGATCGCAATGGGATGCCCGTTCGCCCCTACGAACGCGGCTGGAAAGATGTATTCCACGTTGGCGAGTTCGAGAAGGTAAGGGTTATCGGGGAGTTCGGTCCCCGGAATCCAAAGTTCGTGAAGGGGTTCATTCGTGGCAAGTTTATGATGCACTGCCACAACCTAGTCCATGAAGACCACTCGATGATGACGGTATTTGAGGTCGGTCAGGGAGGCGACGGACCGAAGAGCGCTCCGGCTCAGCCGATCGCCGGGATGCAATCCTTCGAGGCGACTTATCCGACTCCACCAGACGTCTACAACCTGGAGTCTATCGAAGAGTTCGACGAGGAAATCTACGGCAAAGGTCGATAG
- the mfd gene encoding transcription-repair coupling factor yields MAFASIIRALGKSTLARELRATLDKQQWLALKGLSRFPKGLIASAVAQEQQQHLLVVCATLEEAGRWAAQLDAMNWGAVYFYPTSEASPYEPFDPESEMTWGQLQVLAELGSTEAIPRAIVATERALQPHLPPPEVFQPDCISLARGDELAAGTLDRLLARLGYERVPLVETEGQWSRRGDLVDVFPVSAELPVRLEWFGDELEKIREFDPAAQRSLDRLDKLLLTPTSYTPAIARAMVADPARLAVLQSCLTPEEFATVAPDSDSDVAPALAPDSLPEGMRRFVGVAFDRPASLLDYLPGNTLLALDEPDQCRAHGDRWLEHAEDNYRALLKSHHLTEETYPRLHRNLDAAIATVSTRQQLHLTELADESSPGIDLASRPLPVAPHQFGKLAEILRGDREIFSSMRLRDYAVWLVSAQPSRSVALLQEHDCPAQFVPNPRDFPAIDKLQGQNTPVAVKYSGLAELEGFVLPTFRIVVVSDREFFGQHVLASKGYVRKRRRAASKQVDVNKLRPGDFVVHRHHGIGKFLRLESLETREYLVVQYEDGLLRVPADGLEVLSRFRQTGDRPPELNKMSGKAWERTKGRVRKTVQKLAVDLLDLYAKRSQLSGYAYPSDTPWQTELEDSFPYQPTPDQLKAIQDVKRDLESDRPMDRLVCGDVGFGKTEVAIRAIFKVITSGKQVAFLAPTTILTQQHYHTLRERFAPYPIHVGLLNRFRSASERKEIVKRLATGELDVIVGTHQLLGKTIGFKDLGMLVIDEEQRFGVAQKEKVKALKTQVDVLTLTATPIPRTLYMSISGIREMSLIATPPPSRRPIATHLSQYDPEVIRTAIRNELDRGGQIFYVVPRVEGIEEIGGKLREMVPGARIAIAHGQMLEGELEATMLAFNNGDADILVCTTIIESGLDIPRVNTIAIEDAQKFGLSQLYQLRGRVGRAGTQAHAWLLYPQQHQLSDAARKRLRALQEFTQLGSGFQLAMRDMEIRGVGELLGAKQSGQMNAVGFDLYMSMLQEAIQEIQGQEIPQVEDTQIDLKLTAFIPSDYIQDLEQKMDAYRAVAATTNKKDLAQLAADWSDRYGPIPSSVEQLLKVVELKQISKSLGFSRIKLEGKQHVALETPMEEPAWKLLQANLPEHLKSRFVFSPKKVTVRGLGVLKTSKQLENLIDWLSKMQGALPETAIAS; encoded by the coding sequence ATGGCCTTCGCCTCTATCATCCGCGCGCTTGGGAAGTCGACACTGGCACGCGAACTGCGGGCAACGCTAGATAAGCAGCAGTGGTTGGCACTCAAAGGACTCTCGCGTTTCCCGAAAGGATTAATTGCCTCAGCAGTCGCTCAGGAGCAACAGCAACATTTGTTGGTGGTCTGCGCCACCCTCGAAGAAGCCGGTCGCTGGGCAGCGCAGCTCGACGCGATGAACTGGGGGGCGGTGTATTTTTATCCCACTTCGGAAGCTTCACCTTACGAGCCCTTCGATCCAGAGTCCGAGATGACGTGGGGTCAGCTGCAAGTGCTCGCAGAACTGGGAAGCACGGAGGCAATACCCCGCGCGATCGTGGCAACAGAGCGGGCGCTCCAGCCGCACTTGCCGCCACCAGAGGTGTTTCAACCCGATTGCATCTCCCTGGCGCGCGGCGACGAACTCGCAGCTGGTACCCTCGATCGCCTGTTGGCACGCTTGGGATACGAGCGCGTGCCTCTAGTGGAAACCGAAGGACAGTGGAGCCGGCGCGGGGATTTAGTCGACGTCTTTCCGGTATCGGCAGAGTTGCCCGTGCGCTTGGAGTGGTTCGGCGACGAGTTAGAAAAAATTCGCGAATTTGACCCCGCCGCCCAGCGATCGCTCGACCGCCTTGACAAACTGCTCCTGACACCAACTAGCTACACCCCTGCGATCGCCCGCGCGATGGTTGCCGACCCCGCCCGCCTGGCTGTGTTGCAATCGTGCCTCACCCCGGAGGAGTTCGCCACAGTCGCGCCGGACTCGGACTCGGATGTGGCACCCGCCCTCGCACCGGATAGCCTACCCGAGGGCATGCGCCGCTTCGTCGGCGTAGCCTTCGATCGCCCGGCATCCCTATTGGACTATTTGCCCGGCAACACGTTGCTTGCCCTCGACGAACCCGACCAGTGTCGCGCCCACGGCGATCGCTGGCTCGAACACGCGGAAGATAACTATCGAGCCCTCCTCAAGAGCCATCACCTAACCGAGGAAACCTACCCGCGTTTGCACCGCAACTTAGATGCCGCGATCGCAACGGTATCCACCCGACAACAGCTCCATCTAACCGAGCTTGCCGACGAAAGCAGTCCGGGCATCGATCTCGCTAGCCGACCGCTGCCAGTCGCCCCCCATCAGTTCGGCAAATTAGCGGAAATCTTGCGCGGCGATCGCGAGATCTTCAGCAGCATGCGGTTGCGCGACTATGCCGTTTGGTTGGTGTCGGCCCAACCCTCCCGATCGGTTGCCTTGCTCCAAGAGCACGACTGCCCGGCGCAATTCGTACCCAACCCGCGGGATTTCCCGGCGATCGACAAACTCCAGGGTCAGAATACGCCCGTTGCAGTGAAATACTCGGGTTTGGCAGAACTCGAGGGCTTTGTTTTGCCGACCTTTCGCATCGTTGTCGTCAGCGATCGCGAGTTTTTCGGACAACATGTCTTAGCCAGCAAGGGATACGTGCGCAAGCGCCGACGCGCGGCTTCGAAGCAAGTCGATGTCAACAAGCTTCGCCCCGGTGATTTTGTCGTTCACCGCCATCACGGTATCGGCAAGTTTCTGCGCTTAGAAAGCCTCGAAACGCGGGAATATTTGGTCGTTCAGTACGAAGACGGATTATTGCGCGTTCCAGCGGACGGCTTGGAAGTTTTGTCGCGCTTTCGGCAGACGGGCGATCGTCCGCCAGAATTGAACAAAATGTCTGGCAAGGCCTGGGAGCGCACCAAAGGTCGCGTCCGCAAAACCGTCCAAAAGCTGGCTGTCGATCTGCTCGATTTATATGCCAAGCGATCGCAACTGAGCGGGTATGCTTATCCATCCGATACGCCCTGGCAAACAGAACTCGAAGACTCATTTCCGTACCAACCGACCCCGGACCAACTTAAAGCCATCCAGGACGTCAAACGCGATCTCGAGAGCGATCGACCGATGGATCGCCTCGTTTGCGGTGATGTCGGCTTCGGGAAAACAGAAGTTGCTATCCGCGCCATTTTCAAGGTCATCACTTCGGGGAAGCAAGTTGCTTTCCTAGCGCCGACAACGATCTTGACGCAGCAACATTACCATACGTTGAGAGAACGGTTTGCCCCCTATCCAATTCACGTCGGCTTGCTCAACCGCTTCCGCAGTGCTAGCGAACGCAAGGAAATTGTCAAACGCCTTGCCACTGGCGAACTCGATGTTATCGTCGGCACGCATCAGCTACTCGGAAAAACCATAGGCTTCAAAGACCTGGGCATGCTCGTCATCGACGAGGAACAACGCTTTGGTGTTGCTCAGAAAGAAAAGGTCAAGGCTCTGAAAACTCAAGTTGACGTGCTCACCCTAACGGCCACCCCGATTCCACGCACGCTCTATATGTCTATTTCCGGCATTCGCGAAATGAGCTTGATCGCAACGCCACCCCCTTCACGCCGGCCAATTGCAACTCACTTGTCACAGTACGACCCCGAAGTGATTCGTACGGCAATTCGCAACGAACTCGATCGCGGCGGGCAAATTTTCTATGTTGTGCCTCGGGTTGAAGGTATCGAGGAAATCGGAGGCAAGCTGCGCGAAATGGTACCCGGCGCGCGCATCGCGATCGCTCACGGGCAAATGCTGGAAGGGGAACTCGAAGCCACGATGCTGGCATTCAACAACGGCGACGCGGACATCCTCGTGTGCACCACCATTATCGAGTCGGGGTTGGACATTCCGCGCGTGAACACGATCGCGATCGAGGACGCTCAGAAGTTCGGGCTGTCGCAACTATATCAATTGCGGGGGCGCGTGGGGCGGGCAGGAACGCAAGCTCATGCTTGGCTGCTGTATCCCCAACAGCACCAACTTTCCGATGCAGCCAGAAAACGACTGCGAGCATTACAGGAGTTTACACAACTCGGTTCTGGCTTCCAACTTGCTATGCGCGACATGGAGATTCGCGGAGTTGGCGAACTGCTAGGTGCAAAACAGTCCGGTCAGATGAATGCAGTCGGCTTCGACCTGTACATGAGTATGTTGCAAGAAGCGATCCAAGAAATTCAAGGTCAGGAGATTCCACAAGTCGAAGATACGCAAATCGATCTGAAACTGACAGCGTTTATTCCATCCGACTATATTCAGGATCTCGAGCAAAAAATGGACGCTTATCGCGCTGTTGCTGCCACCACTAATAAAAAGGATCTGGCACAGCTGGCAGCAGATTGGAGCGATCGCTACGGTCCGATCCCCAGCTCGGTCGAGCAGTTACTTAAAGTCGTCGAACTCAAGCAAATCTCGAAGTCTCTGGGCTTTTCACGCATCAAACTGGAGGGCAAGCAACATGTGGCTTTAGAAACGCCAATGGAAGAACCGGCGTGGAAACTCCTCCAAGCCAATCTTCCCGAGCATCTTAAGTCGCGCTTTGTGTTCTCCCCGAAGAAAGTCACCGTCCGCGGACTCGGCGTCCTAAAAACTAGCAAGCAGCTTGAAAACCTCATCGACTGGTTAAGCAAAATGCAAGGCGCCCTTCCCGAAACAGCGATCGCGAGCTAG
- a CDS encoding ABC transporter permease — translation MSRSKALQYYIGTRLLLAPLMLWTIVTLVFLLLRATPGDPADAILGARAPEAAKEALRSQLGLDDPLWLQYVRYLGDLLNLDLGTSLTSRGLPVWDVIRDYFPATVELSVFAMAVALAIGVGVGILAAARPNTIWDAFGRLFGAVTYALPLFWIGMLLQLVFAVQLGWFPLGTRYPIAESPPPNITGLYTLDSLLSGQFDHLITALHYLALPSFALGLLLSGIFERIIRVNLRQTLRADYVEAARARGIPERRILVAHALKNALIPAITVLGLTFAALLGGAVLTEVTFSWPGLGNRLYEAIALRDYPTVQGVMVFFGVIVALASIAIDAINAWIDPRIRY, via the coding sequence ATGTCTCGCTCCAAAGCCCTGCAATACTACATTGGGACTCGCCTGCTGTTGGCACCGCTGATGTTGTGGACGATCGTCACGTTGGTGTTTTTGCTCCTGCGTGCGACGCCCGGCGATCCAGCCGACGCAATTTTGGGCGCGCGCGCGCCGGAAGCTGCCAAAGAAGCACTCCGCTCGCAACTCGGCTTAGACGACCCCCTGTGGCTGCAGTACGTCCGCTACCTCGGCGACTTGTTGAATCTGGACTTGGGCACCTCCCTAACCAGTCGCGGACTGCCCGTGTGGGATGTCATCCGCGATTACTTTCCTGCCACCGTAGAGCTGTCAGTCTTCGCAATGGCTGTAGCCTTAGCAATCGGCGTCGGCGTGGGTATTCTGGCAGCCGCCCGCCCAAACACGATTTGGGATGCCTTCGGGCGGCTGTTTGGGGCAGTGACTTACGCGCTGCCGCTGTTTTGGATCGGGATGTTGTTGCAGCTCGTGTTTGCCGTGCAGCTCGGCTGGTTTCCGCTCGGTACGCGCTACCCGATCGCGGAATCCCCGCCACCGAATATCACCGGGTTGTATACACTCGATAGCCTGCTCAGCGGGCAATTCGACCATCTCATAACGGCGCTCCATTATCTTGCACTCCCGAGTTTTGCCCTCGGTCTGCTGCTGAGCGGCATCTTCGAACGCATTATTCGCGTTAATTTGCGTCAAACGTTACGTGCTGACTACGTAGAAGCTGCGCGCGCGCGCGGTATTCCCGAACGCCGTATCTTGGTCGCACATGCCCTCAAGAACGCCCTGATCCCGGCTATTACCGTCTTGGGTTTGACCTTTGCGGCATTGTTGGGCGGTGCCGTGCTGACCGAAGTGACCTTTTCCTGGCCGGGGTTGGGCAACCGACTGTATGAAGCGATCGCCTTGCGAGATTATCCAACAGTGCAAGGAGTGATGGTGTTCTTCGGTGTAATTGTCGCACTCGCCAGCATCGCGATCGACGCGATCAATGCCTGGATCGACCCGCGCATTCGGTATTAA
- a CDS encoding diflavin flavoprotein gives MVALASSTEKRLTVQLAEIASGTTAIRSLDWDRDRFDIEFGLQNGTTYNSFIIRGDKVALVDTSHAKFRDRYIACLQETIDPREIDYLIISHTEPDHSGLVREVLELAPQAVVVGTKVAIQFLEGFVHHPFESRIVKSGIRLDLGDGHDLEFVNAPNLHWPDTMLTYDWGTQVLFTCDVFGMHYCSDALWDEDLEAIAPDYRFYFECLMAPNARSVLMALKRMGGLGDIEAVANGHGPLLKHHAEELIECYRTWSQAKAKAEKMVAVFYVPNYGYSDRLSQALAYGIGKTGVEVEMVDLTGTDQQEIREVAERAAGIVLGMPPSSGREATEAATAIGTILASAREKQAIGLFEAYGGDDEPIDPLLTRFRNLGLKPSFPSIRITETPGEATYKLCEEAGTDLGQWLLREKTVKQMKSLDSDLDKAMGRLSGGLYIITAKKGELKSAMLASWVAQASAEPLGVSIAVAKDRAIEALMQVGDRFILNVLEAGNYQSLMKHFLKRFPPGADRFEGVETRQASNGAPILAGALAYLECEVVSRMECSDHWVIYSTVDTGRVSKAEALTAVHHRKVGNHY, from the coding sequence ATGGTAGCACTTGCGAGCAGCACCGAGAAGCGTTTGACCGTGCAGTTAGCCGAGATCGCCTCAGGAACTACAGCTATTCGGTCGCTCGATTGGGACCGCGATCGCTTCGATATCGAGTTTGGGCTGCAGAACGGCACGACCTACAACTCCTTTATCATTCGCGGTGACAAGGTCGCCCTGGTCGATACCTCCCATGCCAAGTTTCGCGATCGGTACATCGCTTGTCTGCAGGAGACAATCGACCCTCGCGAGATCGATTATTTGATTATCAGCCACACGGAACCCGATCACAGCGGCTTGGTTAGAGAGGTGCTCGAACTCGCCCCCCAAGCGGTCGTCGTTGGCACGAAAGTTGCCATTCAGTTTCTCGAAGGCTTCGTGCACCACCCCTTCGAGTCGCGCATCGTCAAGAGCGGCATTCGCCTCGATCTAGGCGACGGGCATGACTTAGAGTTCGTCAATGCTCCCAACCTGCACTGGCCCGACACCATGCTCACCTACGACTGGGGCACCCAGGTGTTGTTCACCTGCGACGTGTTTGGGATGCATTACTGCAGCGATGCACTCTGGGATGAAGACCTCGAGGCGATCGCGCCGGACTACCGCTTCTACTTCGAATGCTTGATGGCTCCTAACGCACGTTCCGTGCTGATGGCCCTCAAGCGCATGGGCGGTTTGGGTGACATTGAGGCAGTTGCTAACGGTCACGGTCCGCTGCTCAAGCACCATGCTGAGGAACTGATCGAGTGCTATCGCACTTGGAGCCAGGCGAAAGCCAAGGCAGAAAAGATGGTGGCGGTTTTCTATGTGCCCAACTACGGCTACAGCGATCGCCTCAGCCAGGCGCTGGCCTACGGCATCGGTAAAACCGGGGTCGAAGTGGAAATGGTCGATCTGACCGGTACCGACCAACAGGAAATTCGTGAAGTGGCCGAACGTGCGGCCGGCATCGTTCTAGGTATGCCACCCTCGTCCGGTCGCGAGGCTACTGAAGCTGCCACCGCGATCGGCACGATTCTGGCCTCGGCTCGCGAGAAGCAAGCAATCGGATTGTTTGAAGCTTACGGCGGCGATGACGAGCCGATCGACCCGCTGCTGACGCGCTTCCGCAACCTAGGATTGAAGCCGAGTTTCCCGAGCATTCGCATCACCGAAACTCCCGGCGAAGCTACGTACAAGCTCTGCGAAGAAGCTGGCACCGACCTAGGACAGTGGCTGCTGCGGGAGAAGACCGTCAAACAGATGAAATCCCTCGACAGCGACCTCGACAAAGCGATGGGTCGCCTCTCCGGCGGTTTGTACATCATCACTGCCAAGAAGGGCGAGCTCAAAAGTGCCATGCTGGCATCATGGGTCGCTCAAGCGAGTGCCGAACCATTGGGCGTGTCGATTGCTGTTGCTAAAGACCGCGCGATTGAAGCTTTGATGCAGGTTGGCGATCGCTTCATCTTGAACGTGCTGGAAGCAGGTAACTACCAATCCTTAATGAAGCATTTCTTGAAGCGCTTCCCACCCGGTGCGGATCGCTTCGAGGGCGTGGAGACGCGCCAAGCTAGCAACGGCGCGCCGATTTTGGCTGGGGCATTGGCTTATCTTGAATGCGAAGTTGTCAGCCGCATGGAGTGCAGCGACCACTGGGTGATTTACAGCACGGTTGATACCGGCCGCGTATCGAAAGCCGAAGCACTCACAGCCGTTCATCATCGCAAGGTCGGCAATCACTATTGA
- a CDS encoding diflavin flavoprotein, whose amino-acid sequence MQPKDVQVFPIAAETTLLRSRTWDRLKFEAEYARQRGTTANTYLIRGDRVALLDPPGESFTQIFLSALKERQDPAEIDYIVLGHVNSNRGKTLQALLELAPQATLVCSKPGAIALRTILGDRLPETVAVRGDSCLDLGGHHRLEFVLTPTPRWPGELCTYDSKTHVLYTDKYFGAHVCGDQVFDEGAAIYRADRRYYFDCLMAPHAVQVAANLEKLSKKPAQLYATGHGPLVRYDLSELSSAYRDWTQQQQTRKEAVALLYASAYGNTGTMARAIARGLETAGADVKLVDCEQIDPDAIGAIVANTAGFVIGSPTLGGHLPTQIQTALGIVLSTADKVQLAGVFGSYGWSGEAVDLLAGKIRDAGFSFGFDPIRVKFKPTDEDIARCETVGAEFARALKRRQKQRPARLVSSDSQTARTEQAVGRIVGSMCAVAAKKDNRTELVLVSWVSQSTFDPPGLTVAVSKASGIEEFLHSGDHFALNILPESKRWQKRFAKERSIHGDTLADLEIGTTENGAPLLNGALAYLECRAENRMDCGDHWLIYAVAESGKVLDLQGVTAVHHRNSARA is encoded by the coding sequence ATGCAGCCCAAAGACGTGCAAGTTTTCCCGATTGCGGCGGAAACCACCCTATTGCGCTCGCGTACCTGGGACCGACTCAAGTTTGAAGCCGAATATGCCCGACAACGGGGAACTACGGCGAATACTTATCTCATTCGCGGCGATCGCGTGGCATTGCTCGACCCGCCCGGCGAGTCGTTTACGCAGATCTTTCTGTCCGCCCTTAAGGAGCGCCAGGATCCAGCGGAGATCGACTACATCGTGCTCGGTCACGTCAATTCCAATCGCGGCAAGACCTTGCAGGCGCTCTTAGAGCTAGCCCCGCAAGCAACCCTAGTGTGTTCTAAGCCCGGAGCCATTGCGCTACGGACGATTCTGGGCGATCGCTTGCCGGAGACTGTCGCGGTCAGGGGGGACAGTTGCCTCGATCTTGGCGGTCACCATCGGTTGGAGTTCGTGCTGACGCCAACCCCGCGCTGGCCCGGCGAGCTTTGTACCTACGACTCCAAAACGCACGTACTTTATACCGATAAATACTTCGGCGCACATGTTTGCGGCGATCAAGTGTTCGATGAAGGGGCGGCAATTTATCGCGCCGATCGCCGATATTATTTCGACTGTTTGATGGCTCCGCACGCCGTGCAAGTGGCTGCCAACCTCGAAAAGTTAAGTAAAAAGCCCGCCCAGCTCTATGCTACGGGCCACGGTCCGCTCGTTCGCTATGACCTCAGCGAGTTGTCGAGCGCTTATCGCGATTGGACGCAGCAGCAGCAAACGCGCAAAGAAGCCGTTGCCTTGCTCTATGCATCGGCTTACGGCAACACGGGGACTATGGCGCGGGCGATCGCGCGCGGTCTCGAAACGGCTGGAGCCGATGTCAAGCTCGTCGATTGCGAGCAAATCGACCCCGACGCGATCGGCGCGATCGTTGCGAACACGGCTGGCTTTGTCATCGGTTCGCCGACGCTAGGCGGTCACCTACCGACTCAGATACAAACGGCACTCGGCATTGTCCTCTCCACCGCCGATAAAGTGCAGTTAGCAGGTGTCTTTGGGTCTTACGGCTGGAGTGGCGAAGCGGTCGATTTGTTGGCGGGCAAGATTCGCGATGCCGGTTTTTCCTTCGGGTTCGATCCGATTCGGGTTAAGTTTAAGCCTACCGATGAAGACATCGCTCGCTGCGAAACGGTCGGAGCGGAGTTTGCGCGCGCGCTCAAGCGGCGGCAGAAGCAACGTCCCGCCCGCTTAGTCAGCAGCGACTCCCAGACCGCGCGCACCGAGCAAGCGGTCGGGCGGATTGTCGGGTCGATGTGTGCGGTGGCAGCAAAGAAAGACAATCGCACCGAGCTCGTGCTGGTATCTTGGGTGTCGCAGTCGACATTCGATCCGCCGGGGTTGACGGTTGCCGTCTCCAAAGCGAGCGGTATCGAAGAGTTCCTACATTCAGGCGATCACTTCGCCCTCAATATCTTGCCCGAGAGCAAGCGCTGGCAGAAGCGGTTTGCCAAAGAGCGATCGATCCACGGCGATACGCTCGCCGATCTGGAAATTGGCACCACCGAAAACGGCGCTCCGCTCCTGAACGGAGCGCTGGCGTACCTGGAATGCCGAGCGGAAAACCGCATGGACTGCGGCGACCACTGGTTGATATATGCCGTTGCCGAATCCGGCAAGGTCCTAGACCTGCAAGGCGTCACGGCAGTTCACCATCGCAACTCCGCACGCGCCTAA